In the genome of Andrena cerasifolii isolate SP2316 chromosome 5, iyAndCera1_principal, whole genome shotgun sequence, one region contains:
- the LOC143368677 gene encoding sterol regulatory element-binding protein 1-like: MADPEGWSSTQDNDFSSFQSNDSFNLNEVTGIDDLLTNCESELLKNENLFSDDALLSQLEEPLGMDTEGLDFLSFNSSEEFKEFKEFQDYKDPNIVKSVPNENVILSPAVAENAQQVPRVSQQQPRQQQKQQQQQLPLQDVTPVQNRPQRISVTPAPTVFSSQYAIPQNVNFSVQSPVVTIAPVAQQRQLLLPAKLIKSESVVYSRGSQGVTSASVPHQIHTLVNTANGTVLTTGIPVVLDTDKVQINRLNTNTHVGVPRVKEVKRSAHNAIERRYRTSINDKIIELKNIIVGVDAKLNKSAILRKTIDYIRFLQNSNAKLKTENMSLKMAAQRQNLRDLLVCGELTPPRSDSSEPSLSPAPAPLSPPSPSSIKDDPDVLQNIHSASVLTSPGIKDHTRLTLCGFMLLFLAFNPLGFLINNVGRFNSDYANTKLDGRTILNYQDQSEPENPIWSNVFLWLTNIILLIGGICRLLLYGDPKLPSDSKVFLEIHRWRRQAEFNISKNESSQACRDLHQCLQYFGRPYPSSRIEAWLATIWQITRQLLHKLWIGKWILYVHKWWSEKTTRQQAEMSAMEIAIIYQHMLCLRLSEGSKNGTLYLALSAVNYAESAGETMPKSLLAEIYINAALYFKQSLFPFIHKYYLGKARTLLSSCTVPPKLKWIMSDEGAKFLAFQKWQYGEQQDNEFTSQTSRADPLSYASRAYRDHLIGHCLRTLTGTVGDTHLSSMLEYGQVIMASAGVDAGFLCTDKITVTHCEDEIGLWWGAVLYVAACWRLREDDSQAWSIVESKFPYERNYQLCNSNKSVSPLPYIVLNALQAAKATSKSASMRFIEQAGILLEQSLVYYNCKQQSSQNVLLTQLWICDWLLEMRTTFWQELDSDSERPNAGIPLGGFQRDLACLRQLCQHIPSTLARVFVYEATARIMAGATPVKTQILLDRSLHHRNSRSSIICGKDRSQDQYSGEREHAVALCLACRHLPALLLASPGERAGMLAEAAKTLERVGDRKRLQECYKLMRQLSPAISVN; the protein is encoded by the exons ATGGCTGACCCCGAGGGATGGTCCTCGACGCAGGACAACGATTTTTCCAGTTTTCAGTCGAATGACAGCTTCAATTTAAATGAAGTGACTGGTATCGATG ATCTTCTTACGAACTGTGAGAGTGAACtactaaaaaatgaaaatttatttagcgATGACGCGTTACTTTCGCAGTTGGAAGAGCCTTTAGGGATGGACACCGAAGGATTGGATTTCTTAAGCTTTAACAGCAGCGAGGAATTTAAAGAGTTCAAAGAATTTCAGGATTACAAGGATCCGAATATCGTTAAATCTGTACCGAATGAAAATGTAATCCTAAGTCCGGCGGTAGCAGAAAATGCTCAACAAGTTCCTCGTGTGTCGCAACAACAGCCTCGGCAACAACagaaacagcagcaacaacagttACCGTTACAGGATGTAACACCTGTACAAAATAGACCTCAAAGAATATCTGTTACACCAGCGCCCACAGTATTTAGTTCACAATACGCTATTCCGCAAAATGTGAATTTCAGTGTTCAGTCACCTGTTGTAACAATAGCACCAGTGGCGCAGCAGAGACAATTGCTTCTGCCAGCTAAACTCATAAAGTCAGAATCGGTCGTTTATTCCAGAGGATCGCAAGGTGTTACTTCGGCATCTGTACCGCATCAGATACATACTTTAGTAAACACTGCGAATGGGACAGTTTTAACTACGG GTATCCCTGTTGTACTGGACACAGATAAAGTACAGATCAATCGTTTGAACACGAATACACACGTTGGTGTGCCGAGAGTGAAGGAAGTAAAGCGCAGTGCTCATAATGCTATCGAGAGGCGTTATAGAACGTCGATTAATGATAAAATCATCGAACTGAAGAATATTATTGTCGGAGTAGACGCGAAATTAAATAAGTCGGCGATCTTGAGGAAGACCATCGATTATATCAG ATTTCTGCAGAATTCTAATGCAAAGTTGAAGACAGAGAACATGTCACTGAAAATGGCTGCGCAGAGGCAAAATTTACGCGATTTATTGGTATGCGGTGAACTGACACCGCCTAGGTCAGATTCGAGCGAGCCGTCTTTGTCTCCTGCGCCGGCACCATTATCTCCACCATCTCCTTCGTCCATAAAAGACGATCCAGATGTGTTACAAAATATTCACTCGGCGTCTGTCCTTACGAGTCCAGGCATCAAAGATCATACTAGACTTACACTCTGTGGATTTATGCTTCTCTTCTTGGCATTTAATCCTCTTGGTTTTCTCATCAATAATGTTGGAAGATTTAATTCTGATTACGCAAACACCAAGTTAGACGGTCGCACGATTCTTAATTATCAAG ATCAATCGGAGCCCGAGAATCCAATTTGGAGCAACGTGTTTCTATGGTTGACGAATATCATACTTCTAATCGGCGGGATTTGCAGATTATTACTTTACGGTGATCCAAAATTACCCTCGGACAGCAAAGTATTCCTGGAAATTCATCGATGGAGGCGTCAAGCGGAGTTCAACATATCGAAAAATGAATCTAGCCAGGCGTGCCGCGATTTGCATCAGTGTTTGCAATACTTTGGGCGTCCCTATCCGTCGTCGCGTATAGAAGCTTGGCTCGCAACTATTTGGCAAATTACGAGGCAACTTCTTCATAAGCTCTGGATTGGAAAATGGATCTTATACGTCCATAAATGGTGGTCTGAGAAAACAACGCGGCAGCAAGCAGAAATGTCTGCCATGGAGATAGCCATTATTTACCAGCACATGCTTTGCCTACGGTTATCAGAAGGATCGAAGAATGGGACACTGTATCTTGCTCTCTCCGCTGTGAATTACGCGGAATCCGCTGGTGAAACTATGCCGAAGTCATTGTTGGCGGAAATATATATCAATGCTGCGCTGTACTTCAAACAGTCGCTCTTTCCATTCATCCACAAATATTACTTGGGCAAAGCGCGCACGTTGTTATCATCGTGCACCGTCCCCCCGAAATTGAAATGGATAATGAGCGACGAGGGTGCTAAATTTTTAGCATTCCAGAAGTGGCAATACGGTGAACAGCAAGATAACGAATTCACATCTCAAACAAGCCGGGCCGATCCTTTATCTTACGCATCTCGTGCATACAGAGATCATTTGATTGGACATTGTTTGCGTACTTTAACTGGTACCGTCGGAGACACTCACTTGTCTTCGATGTTAGAGTACGGACAAGTCATCATGGCATCCGCTGGTGTAGACGCTGGCTTTTTGTGCACTGACAAAATCACTGTTACAC ATTGCGAGGATGAAATTGGATTATGGTGGGGAGCAGTCCTGTACGTGGCTGCTTGTTGGAGATTAAGGGAAGACGATTCGCAGGCATGGAGTATCGTTGAAAGCAAATTCCCTTACGAAAGGAATTATCAGCTCTGTAATAGCAACAAGAGTGTCAGTCCCTTACCATACATCGTATTGAATGCTTTACAAGCAGCGAAAGCCACGAGTAAATCAGCGTCCATGCGTTTCATCGAGCAAGCAGGGATATTGCTCGAACAGTCtttggtttattataattgtAAGCAGCAATCATCGCAAAATGTTTTG CTCACTCAGTTGTGGATTTGTGATTGGTTGCTCGAGATGCGCACTACATTCTGGCAAGAGTTAGACAGCGATTCGGAGAGGCCAAATGCAGGCATACCTCTCGGAGGTTTCCAGCGCGATTTAGCTTGTTTGAGGCAATTGTGCCAACATATTCCA TCTACACTGGCACGAGTATTTGTTTACGAAGCTACAGCGCGTATAATGGCTGGGGCGACACCGGTGAAAACTCAAATATTGCTAGATCGTAGTTTACATCATAGAAATTCTCGGTCTTCTATTATCTGCGGAAAGGATCGTTCGCAGGATCAGTATAGTGGAGAGAGAGAGCACGCAGTAGCTTTGTGTTTAGCGTGTCGACATTTACCTGCACTATTGTTAGCCTCGCCTGGAGAACGTGCTGGCATGCTTGCAGAGGCTGCTAAAACACTTGAAAGAGTGGGTGACAGGAAAAGGCTTCAAGAGTGTTATAAATTAATGCGACAATTGAGCCCTGCTATATCTGTCAACTGa
- the LOC143368686 gene encoding DNA primase large subunit produces the protein MTYMTIRKQLSVEVEKQAPDTMYPQNLQMYIIPPSGHINMEELQQWCVNRLRVLKLVKEISMQNYKNSSVHCKAILIKKLKENGLYDFALLINAPGYESQGGMEQLLRRNDCMSHFILRSAFSFDHDKRVWFFEQETRLFKWRFSSLDKEGIKAFISINGLQYSTITKEEKERIEEEFPMSLCNPESTDNVFYKIEFTSALSLVAKRQVFIKDGIAYVPETKMSLIIISEFKKRLNEGFAYSRGVATSVYGDERITKVFSVLLNSINTQYFKLNPRRQVNINELDELSITSYPLCMKLLHQALKTKHHLTNGGRVQYCLFLKGIGVRADDALQFWRNEFVKKITESIFRKEYRYQIRHLYGQEGRRADYEPFSCAKILKAVIGLRDNHGCPFKHMTLDVLTETLSKCGLVQSDIESVTQLSKQGSYLNACKKYYQITHNYITENTFDHPNIYFNHSCKVFEDIYSDEED, from the exons ATGACTTATATGACAATTAGAAAACAACTTAGTGTCGAGGTCGAGAAGCAGGCTCCTGATACTATGTATCCGCAGAATTTACAAATGTACATTATACCACCGTCCGGCCATATTAACATGGAAGAATTGCAGCAATGGTGTGTCAATCGACTGAGAG TTCTGAAGTTAGTAAAAGAAATATCAatgcaaaattataaaaactcgTCCGTACATTGTAAGGCTATCTTGATTAAGAAGTTGAAGGAAAATGGCCTTTATGATTTTGCGCTACTTATAAATGCACCTGGTTATGAATCTCAGGGAGGAATGGAACAGCTTTTAAGAAGAAACGATTGTATGTCACACTTTATATTGAGGTCCGCATTTTCCTTTGACCATGACAAGAGGGTGTGGTTCTTCGAGCAAGAGACAAGATTATTCAAATGGAGATTTTCTTCCTTGGATAAAGAAGGAATCAAAGCATTCATTTCCATTAATGGACTTCAGTACTCTACT ATTAccaaagaagagaaagagaggatcGAAGAGGAGTTTCCAATGTCGTTATGCAACCCAGAAAGTACCGATAATGTATTTTACAAAATAGAGTTTACCAGTGCGCTAAGTCTAGTTGCAAAGCGGCAAGTATTTATAAAAGATGGTATTGCTTATGTGCCAGAAACAAAGATGTCACTAATAATTATTTCCGAATTTAAGAAAAGATTAAACGAAGGATTTGCT TATTCACGAGGAGTTGCGACAAGTGTTTATGGCGACGAAAGGATAACTAAAGTTTTCAGCGTACTTCTAAACAGCATTAACACTCAGTATTTCAAGCTTAATCCACGCAGACAAGTGAATATTAATGAATTAGATGAG CTATCAATAACATCTTATCCATTGTGCATGAAATTGCTCCACCAAGCATTAAAAACAAAGCATCATCTCACAAATGGTGGTAGGGTGCAATATTGCTTATTTCTCAAAGGAATAGGAGTCCGTGCAGATGATGCATTACAATTCTGGAGAAATGAATTTGTCAAAAAGATTACTGAAAGTATTTTTCGAAAAGAGTATAGATACCAAATACGACATTTGTATGGACAGGAAGGAAGACGTGCAGATTATGAGCCTTTCTCCTGCGCTAAAATATTGAAAGCTGTTATTGGTTTGCGAGATAATCATGGGTGCCCATTTAAGCATATGACGCTTGATGTACTTACCGAAACACTCTCTAAATGTGGATTGGTTCAatcag ATATAGAATCGGTGACACAACTTTCAAAACAAGGTTCTTATCTCAACGCATGTAAAAAATACTATCAGATCACTCACAACTATATTACAGAGAATACTTTTGACCAtccgaatatttattttaatcacAGCTGCAAAGTTTTTGAGGATATATATTCAG ATGAGGAAGATTGA
- the LOC143368707 gene encoding nuclear receptor 2C2-associated protein, with translation MTCLFAQRKFECRVSSVSNKDNRSYGKKYMFDNCPDTCWNSDAGTPQWIIINFEQKCEVSSFEIQFQGGFVGKDCHIEAGDKGTEFLEPFYPEDNNTVQKFNLSEPKEAKAFKFVFSDSTDFFGRIIIYKLSLYS, from the exons ATGACTTGTTTATTCGCGCAACGCAAATTCGAATGTCG GGTCAGTTCAGTCTCAAATAAGGACAACAGATCTTATGGAAAGAAATACATGTTCGATAATTGCCCTGATACTTGTTGGAATTCTGATGCG GGAACTCCACAAtggataattatcaattttgaGCAAAAGTGTGAAGTAAGTTCATTCGAGATTCAATTTCAAGGTGGATTTGTTGGTAAAGATTGTCACATAGAAGCTGGCGATAAAGGGACTGAATTTCTTGAGCCATTCTATCCAGAGGATAATAATACAGTACAAAAGTTTAACTTAAGTGAACCAAAAGAAGCAAAAGCTTTTAAGTTTGTATTCAGCGACAGCACAGATTTCTTTGGCAGAATAATCATATATAAATTATCTTTATATTCATAG